A DNA window from Bdellovibrio sp. BCCA contains the following coding sequences:
- a CDS encoding response regulator has translation MALRVLLADESSTIKKVMQLALSDFAVEVKAVPVGLDVLAVTKTFKPDIIFADVLLTKRSGYEVCADIKNDSETAHIPVVLMWSGFMEIDEAKATDCKADRRLEKPFDADHLRSIVNDLVKKTKANPVSDFLTFPQMPDFEETPEEISPAPIQNENIYAIPEAKEESFLNIPEVEDVDANPLEVADEEFSAVPLTTTPKMTEEHDEGGWAHQDLTKFKIQLPENETGDFASKFVIPQDDELSHAHIEVAGDFEEISFEKPEREATKTKAPVGTDSFVSKVEKSVKDQMMETLQKGRAATPPSAAPSSNAQPNTQSKMDLNSNMMEKIIREEAREMIESICWKVIPEIAERVIREEINKILKDTEKSI, from the coding sequence ATGGCTTTACGCGTCTTGCTTGCAGATGAGAGTTCCACAATCAAAAAAGTAATGCAACTGGCATTGTCTGACTTCGCTGTCGAAGTTAAGGCCGTTCCTGTGGGCCTCGATGTCCTGGCTGTGACCAAAACTTTCAAACCCGATATCATTTTTGCCGATGTGCTTTTAACCAAACGTTCTGGTTATGAAGTTTGCGCGGATATCAAAAATGATTCTGAGACTGCTCACATTCCTGTTGTTTTGATGTGGAGTGGCTTCATGGAAATCGACGAAGCCAAAGCCACCGACTGCAAAGCCGATCGCCGTTTGGAAAAACCTTTCGACGCCGACCATTTGCGTTCGATTGTGAACGACCTTGTTAAAAAGACGAAAGCAAATCCTGTCAGTGATTTCCTCACGTTCCCGCAAATGCCGGACTTCGAGGAAACTCCGGAAGAGATTTCTCCAGCTCCTATCCAAAACGAAAACATCTACGCCATTCCAGAAGCCAAAGAAGAGAGCTTCTTGAATATTCCAGAAGTCGAAGACGTTGATGCCAATCCTTTGGAAGTTGCTGATGAAGAATTCTCTGCTGTTCCTTTGACGACGACTCCAAAGATGACCGAAGAGCACGACGAAGGTGGCTGGGCTCACCAAGATTTGACGAAATTTAAGATTCAATTGCCTGAAAACGAAACAGGCGATTTTGCCTCTAAGTTTGTCATCCCGCAAGATGACGAATTGTCACACGCGCATATCGAAGTCGCGGGTGATTTTGAGGAAATCAGCTTCGAAAAACCCGAGCGCGAGGCCACAAAGACCAAAGCTCCGGTGGGGACGGATTCTTTTGTTTCCAAAGTAGAAAAATCAGTCAAAGATCAAATGATGGAGACTCTGCAAAAAGGCCGTGCGGCAACGCCACCTTCTGCTGCGCCTTCGTCTAATGCTCAGCCCAATACGCAATCCAAGATGGACTTAAACAGCAATATGATGGAAAAGATTATTCGTGAGGAAGCTCGTGAAATGATTGAATCCATTTGCTGGAAGGTCATTCCTGAGATCGCGGAACGTGTGATCCGCGAAGAAATCAATAAGATCCTCAAAGATACTGAGAAATCCATTTAA